The Sulfitobacter guttiformis genome window below encodes:
- the repC gene encoding plasmid replication protein RepC: MLIVFRENPMKHSHQTSFGRHISAVPIKPKSVVSDAMVESAEQWDKWHLLTALTQAAEEFGLTHRSIAVLRALLSFHPTRAIGITPHSAIVFPANNTLSQRLGGMPESTLRRHLATLVSTGIVSRRDSANRKRFARAASGGTRLAFGFDLSPLARLATDIMAASEAAQARRTHLQTLRAELAALRQEAIDHSGPDTMTDTAFKLLRRKPDEKTLKAAISDLQIRADTIKTSAADAQNERHIQPESKIYSKLEQQLDQCNTTQEPSFEAVVGSCTEYLSFFPEPVRNWHDLSRVAYALGPMMGIDRPTLEQASRQMGQRHAIVAVLCILENLERIGNPGGYLMRLVQQSREGQLDLATLLNQRTLLK; this comes from the coding sequence ATGCTTATTGTCTTTCGTGAAAATCCGATGAAACACTCCCACCAAACGTCGTTTGGGCGGCACATCTCGGCTGTCCCTATCAAACCCAAATCCGTTGTTTCCGACGCTATGGTTGAAAGCGCGGAGCAATGGGACAAATGGCATCTCCTCACCGCGCTGACCCAAGCTGCAGAGGAGTTTGGGCTGACCCACAGAAGCATCGCAGTCCTGCGCGCCCTGCTCAGCTTTCATCCCACGCGGGCGATCGGCATCACACCCCACAGCGCCATCGTGTTTCCCGCGAACAACACATTGTCACAGCGCCTTGGCGGTATGCCCGAAAGCACGTTGCGCCGCCATCTGGCCACGCTGGTCAGCACCGGTATTGTCAGCCGCCGTGACAGCGCAAATCGTAAACGGTTTGCAAGGGCAGCCTCAGGCGGCACACGCCTTGCTTTCGGTTTTGACCTGTCACCACTGGCACGGCTGGCAACAGATATCATGGCCGCCAGCGAGGCCGCACAGGCCAGGCGCACACACTTGCAAACCTTGCGTGCCGAACTTGCCGCTTTGCGTCAGGAAGCGATTGACCACAGCGGGCCGGATACAATGACTGATACCGCATTCAAACTACTGCGCCGCAAGCCCGATGAAAAAACGCTAAAGGCCGCAATTAGTGATCTACAAATTCGCGCTGACACAATAAAAACGAGCGCCGCTGACGCCCAAAATGAGCGGCACATACAACCTGAATCTAAAATATATTCAAAACTAGAACAGCAGTTGGATCAATGTAACACAACACAAGAACCTTCTTTTGAGGCAGTGGTTGGATCATGCACAGAGTACCTGAGCTTTTTTCCAGAGCCTGTGCGAAACTGGCATGACCTGTCTCGGGTTGCCTACGCGCTGGGGCCGATGATGGGAATAGACAGACCTACTTTGGAGCAAGCCAGCCGGCAGATGGGGCAGCGGCACGCAATCGTCGCTGTTTTATGCATCCTTGAAAATCTGGAGCGTATTGGAAATCCCGGCGGGTATCTTATGCGACTGGTCCAGCAATCCCGTGAGGGGCAACTGGACCTCGCAACGCTTCTTAACCAACGCACATTGCTGAAATGA
- a CDS encoding RidA family protein translates to MIERIEPGQRSSKIVKYNGVAYLTGQVAEGDTIQDQVRACLAKIDALLVEAGSSREHILRVTIWLADMKDFAGLNEVWNAWVPAGHAPTRACGEAKLARPELKVEFIVEAAYL, encoded by the coding sequence ATGATTGAACGCATCGAACCCGGCCAACGCTCTTCTAAAATCGTGAAATACAACGGCGTTGCCTACCTTACAGGACAGGTAGCAGAAGGCGACACAATACAGGATCAGGTCCGTGCCTGTCTGGCCAAGATTGACGCGCTTCTGGTAGAAGCCGGATCTTCGCGCGAGCATATATTGCGCGTTACAATATGGCTGGCCGATATGAAGGACTTTGCGGGCCTCAATGAGGTCTGGAATGCGTGGGTGCCCGCAGGCCATGCCCCTACCCGCGCGTGCGGCGAGGCAAAGCTGGCGCGCCCCGAACTCAAGGTGGAATTTATAGTCGAAGCCGCCTATCTTTGA
- a CDS encoding bifunctional salicylyl-CoA 5-hydroxylase/oxidoreductase, whose amino-acid sequence MRIACLGGGPAGLYFAISTKLRTPDAEVVVFERNKPDDTFGWGVVLSDETLANLEANDPVSASEIRANFAYWDDIALLHKGQKLVSSGHGFCGIGRKTMLIILYKRAQELGVDLRFETEVGKASDYMSEFDVVVACDGLNSKTRMEFKETFKPDIDTRLCQFVWLGTRQKFDDAFTFIFEETEKGWIWVHAYQFDADTATFIVECSQSTFDAYGFGEMSQQESIAVCEEIFKDHLGGHSLMTNANHVRGSAWIRFPRVLCEKWSHKNVVLLGDASATAHFSIGSGTKLALESAIALAEDIATQPTLDAAFANYEDKRRMEVLRLQSAARNSVEWFEDVERYVHLDPVQLNYSMLTRSQRISHENLRARDPAWLASAEEWFMTQAGGTSNGPARAPMFAPFRLRDMHLKNRIVVSPMAQYKAVEGAPTDWHLIHYGERAKGGAALVYTEMTCVSAQGRITPGCPGLYAPEHRDAWARLNTFIHAETEAKTCCQIGHAGRKGSTRIGWEGMDQPLAQGNWPLLSASPIPWSDQNAVPKAMDRDDMDAVKAEFVTAAHMAQEAGFDMIELHAAHGYLISSFISPLSNNRNDEYGGSLENRMRYPLEVFAAMRAVWPAAKPMSVRISASDWAGDDGVTADEAVQIAALFEAAGADIIDVSAGQTSTSAKPVYGRMFQTPFSDRIRNEAGIKTMAVGNIYEADHVNSILMAGRADLVCIGRPHLADPYWTFHAAAAVGDRHEVWPLPYDAGRDQAWRLADREAEVAGRV is encoded by the coding sequence ATGCGTATTGCGTGCCTTGGAGGCGGACCAGCAGGTTTGTATTTTGCGATCTCGACCAAATTACGAACCCCTGATGCAGAGGTGGTCGTCTTTGAGCGCAACAAGCCCGATGACACCTTTGGCTGGGGTGTGGTGCTGTCTGACGAGACACTTGCCAACCTCGAAGCGAACGACCCGGTCAGTGCCTCAGAAATCCGCGCCAATTTCGCCTATTGGGATGATATCGCCCTGTTGCACAAAGGCCAAAAACTGGTGTCCAGTGGCCATGGTTTTTGCGGCATCGGGCGTAAGACGATGCTGATTATTCTGTACAAGCGTGCGCAAGAGCTGGGTGTTGATCTGCGCTTTGAGACGGAGGTGGGCAAGGCCTCTGATTACATGAGCGAATTCGATGTTGTCGTGGCCTGTGATGGTCTGAATTCCAAAACACGGATGGAGTTCAAAGAGACATTCAAACCCGATATCGACACCCGCCTGTGCCAGTTTGTCTGGCTGGGGACGCGTCAGAAGTTCGATGATGCGTTCACGTTCATTTTTGAGGAAACGGAAAAAGGCTGGATCTGGGTCCATGCGTACCAGTTTGATGCGGACACCGCGACATTCATCGTGGAATGCAGCCAGAGCACGTTTGACGCCTACGGGTTTGGCGAAATGAGCCAGCAAGAAAGCATCGCGGTCTGTGAGGAAATATTCAAGGACCACCTCGGCGGTCACTCCCTGATGACAAACGCCAATCACGTCCGCGGTTCTGCATGGATACGGTTTCCGCGTGTGTTGTGCGAAAAGTGGAGCCATAAGAATGTTGTGCTGCTCGGTGATGCCTCTGCGACCGCGCATTTCTCGATCGGCTCGGGGACCAAGCTGGCGCTGGAAAGTGCAATCGCACTCGCCGAGGATATCGCAACACAGCCCACGCTCGACGCAGCATTCGCAAATTACGAGGACAAGCGGCGAATGGAAGTATTGCGCCTGCAATCGGCGGCGCGCAATTCGGTCGAGTGGTTCGAGGATGTAGAGCGCTACGTACATCTCGATCCGGTGCAGCTTAATTACTCCATGCTCACCCGCTCACAGCGGATCAGCCACGAGAATCTGCGCGCGCGTGATCCCGCATGGCTGGCCTCTGCCGAAGAGTGGTTCATGACGCAGGCGGGGGGCACCTCGAACGGGCCTGCACGAGCGCCGATGTTTGCTCCGTTTCGCCTGCGTGATATGCATCTGAAAAACCGTATCGTCGTCTCGCCGATGGCGCAGTACAAAGCAGTGGAGGGCGCGCCCACCGACTGGCATCTGATCCACTACGGCGAACGTGCAAAAGGCGGTGCGGCGCTCGTTTATACCGAAATGACATGCGTGTCCGCGCAGGGGCGCATCACGCCGGGGTGTCCGGGGCTTTATGCGCCAGAACATCGCGACGCTTGGGCGCGGCTAAACACATTCATCCATGCCGAGACGGAGGCAAAGACCTGTTGTCAGATCGGCCACGCAGGGCGCAAAGGATCGACGCGCATTGGCTGGGAGGGGATGGACCAGCCGCTGGCGCAGGGAAACTGGCCGCTGCTGTCGGCCTCGCCGATTCCGTGGTCGGACCAGAATGCAGTGCCAAAAGCGATGGACCGCGACGATATGGATGCCGTTAAGGCAGAGTTTGTTACTGCGGCGCACATGGCGCAGGAGGCTGGCTTTGACATGATCGAGTTGCATGCCGCGCATGGCTATTTGATCTCATCGTTTATCTCGCCGCTCTCGAACAATCGGAACGATGAATATGGCGGCAGTCTTGAGAACCGTATGCGCTATCCACTAGAGGTTTTTGCAGCGATGCGCGCGGTTTGGCCGGCGGCCAAGCCGATGTCGGTACGCATCTCCGCCAGCGACTGGGCCGGTGATGATGGTGTGACTGCGGACGAGGCGGTGCAGATCGCCGCGCTGTTCGAGGCGGCTGGCGCGGACATCATCGACGTGTCTGCGGGCCAGACCTCGACCAGTGCAAAACCGGTCTACGGCCGGATGTTCCAGACGCCGTTTTCTGACCGGATCCGAAACGAGGCCGGGATCAAGACTATGGCGGTGGGCAACATCTATGAGGCAGACCACGTCAACTCGATCCTGATGGCCGGACGAGCAGATCTGGTGTGCATCGGACGGCCGCATCTGGCTGATCCTTACTGGACGTTTCATGCTGCCGCCGCCGTTGGCGATCGCCACGAGGTCTGGCCGCTGCCCTATGATGCGGGGCGCGATCAGGCGTGGCGACTGGCTGACCGCGAAGCCGAAGTGGCGGGTCGCGTATGA
- a CDS encoding SDR family NAD(P)-dependent oxidoreductase: protein MSRVLVTGGGSGIGRAVALDFAAQGHDVTIAGRRMDALEETAQGTKMNCHAVDITDEAAVRALFDTPFDIVVANAGTGAAMRVADTPLDVWQNTLAVNLTGVFLTFREALRGMGQGGRLIALASTASLKGGANIAAYAAAKHGVLGLVRSLAIEVARDGITCNAVCPGFVDTEMGQAAVTGVMERLDTPRDKAERMVVSGNPMRRMITTDEVTAAVRFLASPEASMVNGHALSVSGGEI from the coding sequence ATGAGCCGCGTTCTGGTCACTGGCGGCGGGTCGGGCATCGGGCGCGCTGTCGCGCTCGATTTTGCGGCACAGGGGCATGACGTTACCATCGCCGGCCGGCGAATGGATGCGCTGGAGGAAACGGCGCAGGGCACAAAAATGAACTGCCATGCCGTGGACATCACGGACGAGGCGGCGGTGCGCGCACTGTTCGATACGCCTTTTGACATCGTCGTGGCCAATGCCGGAACGGGGGCTGCAATGCGGGTGGCCGATACGCCGCTGGACGTGTGGCAGAACACGCTTGCCGTCAATCTGACAGGGGTATTCCTGACCTTCCGCGAAGCGCTGCGCGGAATGGGGCAGGGGGGGCGTCTTATCGCGCTCGCCTCTACGGCGAGCCTAAAGGGCGGTGCGAATATCGCGGCCTATGCGGCGGCAAAGCATGGCGTTCTGGGCCTTGTACGCTCTCTCGCCATTGAGGTGGCGCGGGACGGGATCACCTGTAACGCGGTCTGTCCCGGTTTTGTGGACACAGAAATGGGGCAGGCGGCCGTGACAGGCGTGATGGAACGCTTAGATACCCCCCGCGACAAGGCCGAGCGGATGGTCGTTTCGGGCAATCCGATGCGCCGCATGATTACAACTGATGAGGTGACAGCGGCTGTACGCTTCCTCGCGTCGCCAGAGGCATCGATGGTCAACGGTCACGCGCTGAGCGTTTCGGGGGGCGAAATATGA
- a CDS encoding MarR family winged helix-turn-helix transcriptional regulator translates to MIRAEPLDKPLTPSKERLRLWLRFLKTTRTIEATLRENLRREFATTLPRFDVMAALSRYDEGLKMSQLSGVLRVSNGNVTGIVDRLADDGLLVRVPVPGDRRASLVRLTKRGTQEFARQAAAHEAWINEMLGEFPAEEAHHIAARLEQLGTSLDEEIK, encoded by the coding sequence ATGATACGGGCGGAACCTCTGGACAAGCCGCTCACACCGTCAAAGGAACGTCTGCGCCTGTGGCTGCGGTTTCTCAAAACGACACGCACAATCGAGGCGACACTGCGCGAGAATTTGCGCCGCGAATTTGCAACAACGCTGCCCCGCTTTGACGTAATGGCCGCCCTGTCACGCTATGACGAGGGGCTCAAGATGAGCCAGCTTTCGGGCGTGCTGCGTGTGTCCAACGGTAATGTAACGGGCATTGTTGACCGGCTGGCCGATGATGGCCTGCTGGTGCGTGTGCCGGTGCCTGGTGACAGGCGCGCCTCGCTGGTGCGGCTGACAAAGCGCGGCACACAGGAGTTCGCCCGTCAGGCCGCAGCGCATGAGGCGTGGATCAATGAAATGCTGGGCGAGTTTCCGGCGGAGGAGGCGCATCACATTGCTGCGCGCCTCGAACAGCTTGGCACCAGTCTGGATGAGGAAATAAAATGA
- a CDS encoding enoyl-CoA hydratase family protein, producing the protein MRTNVEHFKCEIVDGIATIALDRPERKNPLTFESYAEMRDWFRDLHYADDVKAVVFASNGGNFSSGGDVHDIIGPLTKMSMKELLAFTRMTGDLVKAMVNCGKPMIAAIDGICVGAGAIIAMAADLRIATPEAKVAFLFTRVGLAGCDMGACAILPRIIGQGRTAELLYTGRAMSADEGHAWGFHNKLVAADDLTEEAHALATRIAAGPNFGNMMTKTMLAQEWSMSIEQAIEAEAQAQAICMQTVDFERAYNAFVAKEKPVFEGN; encoded by the coding sequence ATGCGCACCAATGTTGAACACTTCAAATGCGAGATTGTGGACGGGATTGCGACCATCGCACTGGACCGGCCAGAGCGCAAAAATCCGCTGACTTTTGAAAGCTATGCCGAGATGCGCGACTGGTTCCGTGATCTGCATTATGCCGATGATGTAAAAGCAGTAGTGTTTGCCTCGAACGGGGGTAACTTCAGTTCGGGCGGGGATGTGCATGATATCATCGGGCCGCTCACAAAAATGTCGATGAAAGAACTGTTGGCATTCACGCGGATGACCGGTGATCTGGTCAAAGCGATGGTAAATTGTGGCAAGCCGATGATCGCGGCAATCGACGGCATTTGTGTGGGGGCAGGGGCCATCATCGCCATGGCCGCCGATCTGCGCATTGCCACGCCCGAGGCTAAGGTCGCATTTTTGTTCACACGCGTTGGCCTTGCGGGGTGTGATATGGGCGCTTGTGCGATTTTGCCGCGCATCATCGGGCAGGGCCGCACGGCCGAGCTTTTGTACACAGGTCGCGCAATGAGCGCGGACGAGGGGCACGCTTGGGGCTTTCATAACAAGCTGGTCGCGGCGGATGATCTAACGGAGGAGGCGCATGCACTGGCGACACGCATCGCCGCGGGCCCGAATTTCGGCAACATGATGACCAAAACGATGCTGGCGCAGGAATGGTCAATGTCGATCGAACAGGCGATCGAGGCGGAGGCGCAGGCGCAAGCGATCTGCATGCAGACCGTGGATTTCGAACGGGCCTACAACGCCTTTGTTGCTAAAGAAAAACCAGTGTTCGAGGGTAACTGA
- a CDS encoding acyl-CoA dehydrogenase family protein, with protein MADKSFLTWPFFEERHRTLAAGLDDWAGEHLGQIDHSDTDQACRDLVAALGQGGWLNHAAVDPAGVDGLDVRSLCLIRETLARHDGLADFAFAMQGLGTGAISLFGSDAQKAEWLPQVRSGTAISAFALTEPQSGSDVANSTMTAARDGDSFVLNGEKTWISNGGIADVYTVFARTGEGEGARGLSAFVVPADTPGLEVVERLETIAPHPLATLRFSDCRVPAAALIGERGAGFRIAMSVLDVFRSTVAAAALGFARRALDEALTRVTTRHVQGAPLFDLQMVQGHIADMAVDVDASALLIYRAAWAKDNGAPRVTREAAMAKLFSTDQAQKVIDRAVQLHGGDGVRSGQTVEKLYREIRALRIYEGASDVQRVIIARQTLGQ; from the coding sequence ATGGCCGATAAATCATTCCTCACATGGCCCTTCTTCGAGGAGCGTCACCGCACACTTGCCGCTGGTCTGGATGATTGGGCCGGTGAGCATCTGGGGCAGATCGATCACAGTGATACCGATCAGGCCTGCCGTGATCTGGTGGCTGCGCTGGGGCAGGGGGGCTGGCTGAACCATGCGGCTGTTGATCCTGCGGGCGTTGACGGCCTCGATGTGCGCAGCCTGTGCCTGATCCGCGAGACATTGGCGCGGCACGACGGTCTGGCCGATTTCGCCTTTGCCATGCAAGGGCTGGGCACGGGGGCAATTTCGCTGTTTGGATCTGACGCCCAAAAAGCGGAATGGTTGCCGCAGGTGCGCAGCGGAACAGCAATTTCGGCTTTTGCGCTGACAGAGCCGCAATCAGGCTCTGATGTGGCCAATTCGACGATGACTGCCGCGCGCGATGGTGACAGCTTTGTGCTGAACGGTGAAAAAACATGGATCAGCAATGGCGGGATCGCGGATGTCTATACCGTCTTTGCCCGCACGGGCGAGGGGGAAGGCGCGCGGGGGCTTTCGGCGTTTGTCGTTCCTGCGGATACCCCGGGCCTTGAGGTGGTGGAGCGGTTGGAGACGATTGCGCCGCATCCGCTTGCGACCCTGCGGTTCAGCGATTGTCGCGTGCCCGCAGCCGCCCTTATCGGAGAGAGGGGTGCGGGTTTCAGAATTGCGATGTCGGTACTGGATGTCTTCCGCTCGACCGTGGCTGCGGCTGCTCTTGGATTTGCGCGCCGCGCATTGGACGAGGCGCTGACCCGTGTTACCACACGCCATGTGCAGGGTGCGCCGCTGTTTGATTTACAGATGGTACAGGGGCACATTGCCGACATGGCCGTTGATGTCGATGCTTCCGCGCTTTTGATTTATCGGGCTGCATGGGCCAAGGACAATGGCGCGCCGCGTGTCACCCGCGAGGCGGCAATGGCAAAACTGTTTTCGACCGATCAGGCGCAAAAAGTGATCGACCGCGCCGTGCAGTTGCATGGTGGTGACGGGGTCCGCTCCGGCCAGACCGTCGAAAAGCTCTACCGTGAAATCCGTGCCTTGCGCATCTACGAGGGGGCTTCTGACGTGCAGCGGGTCATCATTGCACGGCAAACATTGGGGCAATAA
- a CDS encoding AMP-binding protein: MTIASAHTDTFARDNLPPQESWPVFNLDAFPYPERLNAAVELTDAMVAKGFGDHTALIGNGRQRTYKELTDWTNKLAHVLVEDMGVQPGNRVLIRSANNPAMVACWLAATKVGAVVINSMPMLRAGELGKYVDKAQIEFALCDTRLMEEMEICAAANPTLKRVMGFDGTCNHDAELDRLALEKSVRFTSVQTSRDDVALLGFTSGSTGDPKATMHFHRDLLIIADGYAREVLGVTPDDVFVGSPPLAFTFGLGGLAIFPLRFGAAATLLETASPPNMIEIIQKYRATVCFTAPTAYRAMLRAMEEGADLSSLRAAVSAGETLPAPVYDEWIAKTGKPMLDGIGATEMLHIFISNRFDDHRPACTGKPVSGYEAKVVGPDGAELPHGTAGRLAVRGPTGCRYLGGQRQDEYVQDGWNISGDTFVQAEDGYFHFAARNDDMIVSAGYNIAGPEVEAALLAHGDVAECAVIAAPHAERGIIVEAHVVLSQGVAATPAQEKLLQDHVKSVIAPYKYPRSIVFTAALPKTPTGKIQRFMLVPGGASKSPD, from the coding sequence ATGACAATCGCCAGCGCGCACACCGATACTTTCGCCCGCGATAACCTGCCGCCGCAGGAAAGCTGGCCCGTCTTCAATCTGGATGCGTTCCCCTACCCCGAGCGATTGAATGCCGCGGTAGAGTTGACAGATGCAATGGTTGCAAAGGGGTTCGGCGATCATACCGCGCTGATCGGCAACGGGCGACAGCGCACGTATAAGGAACTCACCGACTGGACAAACAAGCTTGCGCATGTGCTGGTCGAGGATATGGGCGTGCAGCCCGGCAATCGTGTGCTGATCCGGTCTGCCAATAATCCCGCGATGGTCGCCTGTTGGTTGGCCGCGACCAAGGTGGGGGCGGTTGTCATCAACTCGATGCCGATGCTGCGCGCTGGCGAATTGGGCAAATATGTTGATAAAGCGCAGATCGAATTTGCCCTCTGCGATACGCGTCTAATGGAAGAAATGGAGATTTGCGCCGCCGCTAACCCGACGCTCAAGCGGGTGATGGGATTTGACGGCACGTGCAACCACGATGCAGAGTTGGACAGGCTGGCGCTGGAAAAATCGGTCCGGTTTACCTCTGTGCAAACCTCGCGTGATGATGTGGCACTTCTGGGCTTTACCTCAGGCTCGACCGGCGATCCAAAAGCGACGATGCATTTCCACCGCGATCTGCTGATCATCGCGGATGGCTACGCCCGCGAGGTGTTGGGTGTCACGCCTGATGATGTGTTCGTTGGCTCGCCGCCGCTGGCGTTTACCTTCGGCCTTGGCGGACTGGCCATTTTTCCGCTGCGGTTCGGCGCGGCCGCGACCCTGCTCGAAACGGCATCGCCTCCCAATATGATCGAGATTATCCAGAAGTACCGTGCCACGGTTTGCTTCACTGCGCCCACTGCCTACCGTGCGATGCTGCGGGCGATGGAGGAGGGCGCGGATCTGTCGTCCCTGCGTGCCGCTGTTTCAGCGGGCGAGACGCTGCCCGCGCCTGTCTATGACGAATGGATTGCCAAAACGGGCAAGCCGATGCTTGACGGGATCGGGGCGACGGAGATGCTGCATATTTTTATCTCCAACCGTTTCGACGATCACCGTCCTGCGTGTACCGGCAAACCCGTCAGCGGATACGAGGCCAAGGTCGTTGGGCCCGACGGTGCGGAACTGCCTCATGGGACGGCGGGGCGTCTGGCTGTGCGCGGACCTACCGGCTGCCGCTATCTGGGTGGACAGCGTCAGGATGAATATGTGCAGGATGGTTGGAACATTTCCGGCGATACATTTGTGCAGGCCGAAGACGGGTATTTCCATTTCGCGGCACGCAACGACGATATGATCGTCTCAGCGGGCTATAACATCGCTGGGCCGGAGGTTGAGGCGGCACTGTTGGCGCATGGCGATGTAGCGGAATGCGCTGTCATCGCGGCGCCGCATGCCGAGCGTGGGATCATCGTCGAGGCGCATGTGGTGTTATCACAGGGGGTCGCGGCAACGCCTGCACAGGAAAAGCTGCTTCAGGATCATGTGAAATCGGTCATTGCACCCTATAAATATCCGCGCAGTATTGTGTTCACTGCAGCACTGCCAAAAACACCCACCGGAAAAATCCAGCGCTTCATGCTCGTGCCGGGGGGCGCATCCAAATCGCCCGACTGA